A part of Actinobaculum sp. 313 genomic DNA contains:
- a CDS encoding multicopper oxidase domain-containing protein, producing the protein MNRAREEEREVAPGRTQTTWTFNGTTPGPILRGRVGDTFVIALTNSGSMGHSINFHAGDVSPDDNMRTIDPGESLSYTFTAKRVEIWLYHCSTAPISVHIANGMFGAVIIDTEEGLDEVDEEYVLIQSEQYWSDGLNVGTDATKVVAVQPDVVNFNGYPFQYDHAPLRAATGDRVRIWVLDAGPNLDFAFHIVGTQFDTVWSEGSYSLRRRCSNDAALTGVDCDPQVGGDSAAQVLPLQAAQGGFIEFVPVEAGHYSIVNHAMSYAERGAHGTLEVTD; encoded by the coding sequence TTGAACCGAGCGCGGGAGGAGGAGCGTGAGGTTGCTCCCGGACGCACACAGACAACTTGGACCTTTAACGGCACTACTCCCGGCCCGATACTGCGCGGCAGGGTCGGCGACACTTTCGTCATTGCCTTGACCAACAGCGGTTCGATGGGCCATTCGATCAATTTTCATGCGGGCGACGTTTCCCCCGATGACAATATGCGTACTATCGACCCGGGAGAGTCCCTTAGCTACACCTTCACGGCGAAGCGAGTCGAGATTTGGTTGTATCACTGCTCAACTGCGCCCATAAGCGTACATATCGCCAATGGAATGTTCGGTGCCGTCATTATTGACACGGAGGAGGGGTTGGATGAGGTCGATGAAGAATACGTTCTGATTCAATCGGAGCAGTATTGGTCCGATGGCCTGAACGTCGGCACCGATGCCACGAAGGTGGTAGCGGTCCAGCCCGATGTTGTGAACTTCAACGGCTACCCGTTCCAGTATGACCACGCGCCGCTGCGGGCTGCGACCGGTGATCGAGTGCGAATATGGGTGTTGGATGCCGGGCCGAATCTCGATTTTGCTTTCCATATTGTCGGAACACAGTTCGACACTGTGTGGTCGGAAGGATCGTATTCCCTGCGCCGCAGATGTTCGAATGACGCCGCGCTCACCGGTGTTGATTGCGATCCGCAGGTGGGAGGAGACTCGGCGGCTCAGGTGTTGCCGCTACAAGCAGCGCAGGGAGGATTCATTGAGTTCGTTCCCGTGGAGGCCGGACACTACTCGATTGTCAACCACGCGATGAGTTATGCGGAACGCGGCGCACACGGAACTCTTGAAGTCACCGATTGA
- a CDS encoding MetQ/NlpA family ABC transporter substrate-binding protein has translation MKRIRSFAAILGVGALALTGCGSSNDSNERTNESSDTSTSTSGNTTAADSTADGPVTITVGASPTPHKLILDYVQENLAADAGINIEVVEYQDYVQPNVALNNGDIDANYFQHLPYLEAQEADEGYDFEHGDGIHIEPYGIYSEKITDLKDLKDGATVVITNDPSNQARALQLLVDNDLIELEDVESPTIYDLASNPKNLQFKEADAPSVPKLLPDYDIGIVNGNYALQNGLEPSTDALYLEAGADNPYANILAWNANTDDQTKAAVQKLDELLHSDEVAQYIEETWPNGEVIPAF, from the coding sequence ATGAAACGCATTCGATCCTTTGCCGCTATTCTCGGTGTAGGAGCACTGGCTCTCACCGGTTGCGGCTCCTCGAACGATTCCAACGAGCGAACGAATGAGTCCAGCGATACATCTACCAGCACTTCTGGCAATACCACCGCTGCCGACTCCACCGCAGATGGCCCCGTCACCATCACCGTTGGAGCCTCCCCTACCCCGCATAAGTTGATCCTTGACTATGTGCAGGAGAATCTCGCTGCCGATGCCGGGATTAACATCGAAGTGGTGGAGTACCAGGATTACGTGCAGCCGAACGTAGCCTTGAACAATGGCGATATCGATGCCAATTACTTCCAGCATCTGCCCTATCTGGAGGCCCAAGAGGCGGACGAGGGCTACGACTTCGAGCACGGTGATGGCATCCATATCGAACCGTATGGAATCTACTCCGAGAAGATAACCGACCTGAAGGACCTCAAGGATGGTGCCACTGTGGTTATCACCAACGATCCGTCCAACCAAGCCCGTGCCCTCCAGCTGCTGGTGGACAACGATCTGATTGAACTGGAGGATGTTGAGTCGCCAACGATCTACGATCTGGCCTCCAACCCGAAGAATCTGCAGTTCAAGGAAGCCGATGCGCCGTCGGTGCCGAAGCTTCTACCCGATTACGATATCGGAATCGTCAACGGCAACTACGCCCTGCAAAATGGTCTCGAGCCCTCCACAGACGCTTTGTACCTGGAGGCCGGTGCTGACAACCCGTACGCGAATATCTTGGCGTGGAATGCCAATACCGATGACCAGACCAAGGCAGCGGTTCAGAAGCTGGACGAGCTTCTGCATTCCGATGAGGTCGCACAGTACATCGAGGAGACTTGGCCCAATGGCGAGGTTATCCCCGCCTTCTAG
- a CDS encoding methionine ABC transporter permease, giving the protein MSYLAHLAVIAADNDRTWFNSPAIQQQLGSAVKETLLMVSTSALVSIVIGLLLGVILTATRPHGLLPNRPVNQVLGLAVNLGRAIPFIILMFWMIPVTRFIVQTSSGWRGAAVPLAVSAIPYFARLVESNLSGVESGKVEAALMMGASRMRILGGVLVREAMPALIQSVTILIITLIGYSAMAGSIGGGGLGSLAVNQGYYNSNVDVVTIVVIVIVAIVAIVQMCGDMLSRLVDHR; this is encoded by the coding sequence ATGAGTTACCTTGCCCATCTCGCCGTCATCGCTGCGGATAATGACCGCACCTGGTTCAACAGTCCGGCAATCCAACAACAGCTCGGAAGCGCCGTGAAGGAGACCCTCCTGATGGTCTCCACTTCAGCTCTTGTATCCATCGTCATCGGCCTCTTACTCGGAGTTATCCTCACGGCCACACGACCTCATGGACTGCTTCCCAACCGGCCCGTCAACCAAGTCCTCGGGCTCGCCGTGAACCTGGGACGCGCGATTCCCTTCATCATCCTCATGTTCTGGATGATTCCCGTCACACGCTTCATCGTGCAAACGTCTTCCGGTTGGCGCGGCGCCGCAGTGCCACTGGCGGTTTCGGCAATTCCGTATTTTGCCCGCCTCGTTGAATCGAATCTCTCCGGCGTGGAGTCCGGCAAGGTTGAGGCCGCACTCATGATGGGTGCCTCGCGCATGCGTATCTTGGGCGGGGTACTGGTGCGTGAAGCCATGCCGGCGCTAATCCAGTCCGTCACGATCCTCATCATCACCCTGATCGGATACTCCGCCATGGCCGGATCGATCGGAGGCGGGGGCCTTGGCTCTCTCGCGGTCAACCAGGGCTACTACAACTCCAATGTCGATGTTGTCACCATTGTGGTCATCGTCATCGTGGCCATTGTTGCCATTGTCCAGATGTGTGGTGACATGCTCAGCCGGCTGGTAGATCACCGCTGA
- a CDS encoding ATP-binding cassette domain-containing protein — protein sequence MIEFQDVVKVYPRRGQDDVMALDGISLTVPDGDIHAIVGESGAGKSTLIRCLTALERPTSGRILFNDIDLTTLAPTALRDVRRSIGMVFQGGNLLDSRTAAGNIAYPLKITSASSQWQSRAAIRERVEEMLALVGLTDRASSFPSQLSGGQRQRVGIARAMADSPSVLLCDEPTSALDTETTNQILDLLKSVRDQYGVTVLIITHEMSVVRRICDSVTLLDHGRVVESGSVADIVADVNSPLGLRIIPPPAVDPVDGQAVIDVSFTSHPGEPTGSRVMTHAATLGADIGAGVFETIGATQVARLSLTVPTAEARRAIASLQELPGVSAVLQQEVAVL from the coding sequence ATGATCGAGTTTCAAGACGTCGTGAAAGTCTATCCGCGCCGCGGACAGGACGACGTCATGGCGCTTGATGGCATTTCTCTGACCGTGCCGGACGGCGATATCCACGCCATCGTCGGAGAATCCGGAGCCGGCAAGTCCACCCTGATTCGCTGCCTCACGGCACTGGAACGGCCCACATCCGGCCGCATCCTGTTCAATGACATCGACCTGACCACTCTGGCACCCACCGCTCTACGCGATGTGCGGCGTTCCATCGGTATGGTGTTCCAAGGCGGTAACCTGCTTGATTCACGCACCGCCGCCGGGAATATTGCCTACCCGCTGAAAATAACCTCCGCGTCTTCCCAGTGGCAGTCACGCGCCGCTATCCGCGAGCGCGTGGAAGAGATGCTCGCGCTGGTGGGGCTTACAGACCGTGCCAGTTCCTTCCCATCCCAGCTTTCCGGAGGCCAGCGCCAGCGTGTCGGCATCGCACGCGCCATGGCGGACTCCCCTTCGGTACTCCTGTGCGATGAGCCGACCTCGGCGCTGGATACGGAGACAACGAACCAAATCCTCGACCTGCTCAAGTCGGTTCGTGATCAGTATGGCGTGACGGTCCTCATCATTACGCATGAAATGTCCGTTGTGCGGCGCATATGCGATTCGGTGACGCTACTGGATCACGGCCGTGTGGTGGAATCGGGATCCGTCGCCGACATTGTCGCTGACGTTAACTCGCCACTGGGGCTGCGGATCATTCCACCTCCAGCGGTCGACCCAGTCGACGGTCAGGCGGTAATTGACGTCTCCTTCACTTCTCACCCCGGCGAACCGACCGGATCGCGTGTGATGACTCATGCCGCCACACTCGGGGCAGACATCGGCGCCGGAGTGTTCGAAACTATCGGTGCAACACAGGTCGCCCGGCTGTCTTTGACCGTGCCGACGGCGGAGGCTCGACGGGCAATCGCCTCGCTCCAAGAGCTACCAGGTGTCAGCGCAGTTCTGCAGCAGGAGGTGGCGGTGTTATGA
- a CDS encoding metal-dependent transcriptional regulator, translating into MGLTASNEDYLRAIWKLEEWQDHPATSGELARALGLSPSTVSEGVSRLVSRGLVRHAPYGAISLTDEGRKQAARMVRIHRVLETGLVQLFGYSWDEVNAEAEQLEHAVSDLFIERLDAALGHPQRDPHGDIIPLPSGEIPDAVAAPDEQIPLCDLAVGEGGRVERVSDTDSDVLVYLDELGVVPGTRLRVTGVRRGVGIVRVTVSDREFDVALNAAQVVLVAVDRDAAH; encoded by the coding sequence ATGGGTCTTACGGCGTCTAACGAGGATTATCTCCGGGCCATTTGGAAGCTCGAGGAGTGGCAGGATCACCCCGCCACCTCGGGAGAGTTGGCCCGCGCACTCGGTCTATCTCCGTCAACGGTCTCGGAAGGCGTGAGCCGACTTGTTTCCCGGGGCCTCGTGCGGCATGCACCGTATGGAGCCATCTCGTTAACGGATGAAGGGCGAAAGCAGGCTGCCCGCATGGTGCGAATCCACCGGGTGCTGGAGACAGGCCTCGTGCAACTGTTCGGCTACTCCTGGGACGAGGTCAACGCCGAAGCAGAACAGTTGGAGCACGCCGTCTCCGACCTTTTCATCGAGCGTCTGGATGCGGCGCTCGGGCATCCGCAACGTGATCCACACGGCGATATCATTCCCCTGCCCAGTGGTGAGATTCCTGACGCCGTCGCCGCGCCCGACGAACAGATACCTTTGTGCGATCTGGCCGTCGGGGAGGGCGGCAGAGTCGAGCGAGTCTCAGACACCGATTCCGACGTGCTCGTCTACCTCGATGAACTTGGAGTCGTCCCCGGCACGCGACTGCGCGTGACCGGGGTACGGCGCGGGGTCGGAATTGTTCGGGTGACGGTTTCCGACCGGGAGTTCGACGTAGCTTTGAACGCCGCACAGGTTGTCCTGGTTGCGGTTGACCGCGACGCCGCGCACTGA
- the deoD gene encoding purine-nucleoside phosphorylase: MSTPHISAEPGDFAPAVLMPGDPRRAERMAAQLMPDARKVTDVRGIGGYTGTYQGKPLSIMASGMGQPSLSIYATELYRFFGVERIIRVGTCGGLSPDVEPGDVVVAIGAHTDSSLNDALCPGIHFSATASWNLLKAAVDAAGDDASVKVAPVVSRDRFYDNPPEQVQRLAELGTLGVEMEAAALYGLAAQLHKEALAVLTVSDHLLDPSKDMSAEDRETKFQTALSLAVAAALS; encoded by the coding sequence ATGTCCACGCCGCATATTTCCGCCGAACCCGGGGATTTCGCCCCCGCTGTCCTCATGCCAGGCGATCCCCGCCGCGCCGAGCGCATGGCCGCGCAGCTTATGCCCGACGCCCGTAAAGTGACGGATGTGCGCGGCATAGGAGGCTACACCGGTACCTACCAAGGCAAGCCGCTATCGATTATGGCCTCCGGGATGGGACAGCCATCTTTATCCATTTACGCCACGGAGCTCTACCGTTTCTTCGGTGTTGAGCGCATTATCCGCGTCGGCACCTGCGGCGGACTTTCTCCGGATGTTGAGCCCGGCGACGTCGTCGTCGCAATCGGCGCGCATACGGATTCCTCGCTCAATGACGCCCTCTGCCCGGGAATCCACTTTTCCGCCACTGCATCGTGGAACCTGCTGAAGGCAGCCGTCGACGCCGCTGGCGACGACGCCAGCGTCAAGGTCGCCCCCGTTGTCTCCCGCGACCGCTTCTACGACAATCCTCCCGAGCAAGTGCAGCGCCTGGCGGAACTGGGCACACTCGGCGTCGAGATGGAGGCGGCGGCGCTTTACGGGCTGGCTGCCCAGCTTCACAAGGAGGCACTGGCGGTCCTGACGGTCTCCGATCATCTGCTTGATCCCTCCAAGGATATGAGCGCAGAAGATCGCGAAACGAAGTTCCAGACCGCGTTGTCTCTCGCTGTCGCCGCAGCTCTGAGCTGA
- a CDS encoding HAD-IIB family hydrolase: MSQLYSLVAFDLDDTLAPSKSPLPDRMAAALRGLLDVTQVCVISGGQFGQFESQVLAHLDAGEQQLGALHLMPTCGTRYLVHRDGRWQTVYARDLSNEERAEARAAVEEEARRLGLWEEHTWGPILEDRGSQITFSALGQQAPLEAKKAWDPDGGKKERLRAAVAERLPGLEVRSGGSTSVDITRRGVDKAYGIAELSRHTGIPIEDMLFVGDRLDEGGNDFPVIRLGIPTHAVTDWEDTAAFVEGYVAAAHTTV, translated from the coding sequence ATGAGCCAACTGTACTCGCTGGTCGCTTTCGACCTAGACGATACACTTGCTCCCTCAAAGTCGCCGCTACCCGATCGGATGGCGGCGGCTTTGCGTGGACTGCTTGATGTGACGCAGGTCTGCGTCATCTCCGGTGGTCAGTTCGGACAATTCGAATCGCAGGTGCTCGCACATCTGGACGCCGGCGAACAGCAGCTCGGCGCACTGCATCTCATGCCCACGTGCGGCACCCGCTACCTTGTGCACCGCGATGGACGGTGGCAGACGGTGTATGCCCGTGATCTGAGCAACGAGGAACGCGCAGAGGCTCGGGCCGCCGTTGAGGAAGAGGCCCGGCGGCTTGGACTATGGGAAGAACACACCTGGGGTCCTATTTTGGAAGACCGTGGTTCGCAGATCACCTTCTCCGCTCTCGGCCAGCAGGCGCCTCTGGAAGCGAAGAAGGCATGGGATCCCGATGGCGGCAAAAAGGAGCGGCTGCGCGCCGCCGTCGCCGAACGTCTGCCCGGTCTGGAGGTACGTTCCGGTGGGTCTACCTCAGTGGACATCACCAGGCGGGGCGTCGATAAGGCATACGGGATCGCCGAACTTTCACGGCATACCGGTATTCCCATCGAAGATATGCTGTTCGTTGGAGACAGGCTCGACGAAGGCGGCAATGACTTCCCCGTGATCCGCCTGGGGATTCCCACCCACGCGGTCACGGACTGGGAAGATACCGCGGCATTTGTGGAAGGCTATGTAGCTGCAGCGCACACTACCGTGTGA
- a CDS encoding vitamin K epoxide reductase family protein has product MSSGDERTGDGVLAQMSDAEVEGYLTGLQRRKQALPTAEQEDGGATRGFALLMLTAGIFGMYASVLLSRTEKQHLLDPASQLACDINPLIGCGSFLDSPQNQLFFGISNAVYGLAFFAGIVALALVLLSGGRLGRWLWQALCLAMVLAAAWLVWFQYQSFVVERALCPYCLLTWFATIPLIVHTWARSVQAGHVPAPDALRRFLVHGRWYITIGVYLVIVLIAVVRFWDQWAMVF; this is encoded by the coding sequence GTGTCTAGTGGCGACGAACGCACGGGCGACGGCGTGCTTGCGCAGATGAGCGACGCTGAAGTGGAGGGTTACCTGACCGGGCTGCAGCGGCGGAAGCAGGCGTTGCCCACCGCGGAGCAGGAGGATGGCGGGGCAACGCGCGGATTCGCGCTTCTCATGCTTACCGCTGGAATATTCGGCATGTACGCCTCGGTTTTGCTTAGCCGCACCGAGAAGCAGCATCTGCTGGACCCGGCGTCGCAACTGGCCTGCGATATCAACCCGTTGATCGGCTGCGGTAGCTTCCTGGACTCGCCGCAAAACCAACTCTTCTTCGGGATTTCCAACGCGGTATACGGGCTAGCCTTCTTCGCCGGTATTGTCGCTCTGGCACTCGTTCTGCTGTCGGGCGGGCGCCTCGGCAGGTGGCTTTGGCAGGCTCTTTGCCTAGCGATGGTTCTCGCTGCCGCGTGGCTCGTATGGTTTCAGTACCAGTCCTTCGTGGTAGAGAGAGCGCTCTGCCCATATTGCCTGCTTACCTGGTTCGCTACCATTCCGTTGATCGTGCACACATGGGCCAGGTCCGTGCAGGCGGGTCATGTACCCGCTCCCGATGCACTCCGCCGTTTCTTGGTCCACGGCCGGTGGTACATCACCATCGGCGTTTACCTAGTGATCGTCTTGATCGCGGTTGTACGCTTCTGGGACCAGTGGGCGATGGTGTTCTAA
- a CDS encoding ABC transporter ATP-binding protein codes for MTISPDHGDHLNGRPPTPRSANAAASRSNSSVPSPAAAAPPTAPLSPHAAPRTSETAPTGRLRTEQLSLGYDGRIVARDLNVEIPDGSFTVIIGPNGCGKSTLLRGLVRLLRPDQGAVYLDGRSIAGLKPKALARRIGLLPQSAIAPEGITVADLVARGRYPHQGVFRQSTRDDAAAVQRAMRATNVEELAERAVGELSGGQRQRVWAAMALAQETPLLLLDEPTTYLDIGHQVELLELFTRLNRDGTTLVAVLHDLNQAARYASHLIVMKEGAVVAEGNPRAVMTPERIEAVFGLSCVVIEDPVTGGPLVVPRR; via the coding sequence ATGACGATCTCTCCGGACCATGGTGATCATCTCAATGGACGGCCACCCACACCACGCTCCGCTAATGCGGCAGCGTCGCGTTCGAATTCCTCCGTTCCCTCGCCTGCCGCTGCGGCGCCTCCCACTGCACCACTTTCCCCTCACGCGGCACCGCGCACATCGGAAACCGCTCCTACCGGGCGCCTGCGCACGGAGCAGCTGAGCCTGGGGTACGACGGCCGCATCGTCGCCCGCGACCTCAACGTGGAGATTCCCGATGGCTCCTTCACCGTTATCATCGGGCCCAATGGTTGTGGCAAGTCAACACTGCTGCGCGGTCTTGTTCGACTGCTGCGGCCCGACCAGGGCGCGGTATACCTCGATGGCAGATCAATCGCCGGGCTCAAACCCAAGGCGCTGGCGCGGCGCATCGGACTTCTACCGCAAAGCGCCATCGCACCCGAAGGGATCACCGTAGCCGATCTTGTGGCGCGCGGTCGCTACCCACACCAGGGCGTGTTTCGCCAGAGTACGCGCGACGACGCTGCGGCGGTGCAGCGCGCTATGCGGGCAACGAACGTGGAGGAACTCGCCGAGCGCGCCGTGGGCGAACTCTCCGGTGGCCAACGCCAGCGCGTGTGGGCTGCCATGGCCTTGGCGCAAGAGACTCCCCTGCTCCTTCTTGATGAACCGACGACGTATCTGGACATCGGCCACCAAGTGGAATTGTTGGAGTTGTTCACCCGCCTGAATAGAGACGGAACGACCCTCGTTGCCGTACTGCATGATCTGAATCAGGCCGCTCGGTATGCGTCGCATCTGATCGTTATGAAGGAAGGAGCCGTGGTTGCCGAGGGAAACCCGCGCGCGGTTATGACGCCGGAGCGCATTGAGGCCGTCTTCGGCCTCAGTTGCGTTGTCATCGAAGACCCGGTCACCGGCGGACCACTGGTGGTACCGAGGCGGTGA